The sequence GTCTCCTTTCTCTGAATCTCCCCCTTTGTTAAGTTTCTTTAATTTCGACATTGAACTATCCAAGCTTTTCTGGCATATGAAAATATTTAACCTATCCTATTAGTGGGGTTACATCTTTCCATGAGTTTGCCTTTTGTGTCTCGTCATATGAAACCAAGgcttaaaaatcaataatatccAAGTACCAAAGTACTCATATTACTCCAATTTTAATAGAGATATTTCAGGAGCTCGAGGCACATTGATCATAACCCATAATCATTTCCCCCACCTTCTCCTTCAAAATCTTATTAGACATATACAACTACTACATGCTAAccaattaattaaaactttagtaCCAGTAGTAGTTTCTTCACATCCCAATAATTAATTCCATCAACTCATGCACTTAACCATGCATTGGATCTAATCATCCAAATTCACTGGATAGGATTGGGTCATGAAATCTTATTTAGTTTAATCATAGAGTAATATATAGTTTGGTCCAAGCTTTGAACAGTTAAAGCCAATTGAGATCTTGCTTGGATTTTCTATacagaataaaaatgaaactgcatttattttgaaaatctgAGCCTTAGACTAGCCCAATTCTAAGAGGGGAAATGATTGAACGAACATGATCCTTTacaatttaaagttttttttttttttttttaataaaaaaatataaagaatacaCAAAACTAACAATTAATTTATATAGGGCTGCTAAACTAAGTGATCCGTAAAATTTTAGGGAAAAGAACATGGACTGgctaaattaattttcttttttagccatttggcccaattgagCACACGCAGtttctatactcaattgatacacttttatatcaaattgatacacctttatactatattgatacactttaaaaaaacaaagagaaagaaaattttatgCAAGCACATgtagtccctatacccaattgatactcttttataccataataatacacttttatactacatcgatacacttgcagtgtccatatactcaattgatactttcttatactagattgatacatttttagaatccatgtagaaactatatagagtcgtataaaatatgtatctaaataattgttgtggttaaaaattgtatagaatgtgtataaaaatgttgtaattattatatagaatatttatatgtatagaaactgtattattattatatataaatatatatctttaacaattatactatattaaaagtatatgatattatattttattgtataaataagtaaaattaaataaaacaaatagtattttattttaataatgttggtgaacTTCAGTAAGGCTTAGGGCTAATGATGTTCAAGTCTACTTCCCTGTTTTATTTGCTACTTTggtaataaaatttatttataaaaaaaaaaataatgttggtgaatgcaaaataatctGAAAAAAGCAATTactcaattatttaaaaataataatcaatattatagattgattatatatttattagataataaattatatacaaaaaataatacaaataaaaaatataatgtactgattttttttctattctaactATAAATTATTGAGGAAAAAAAtgtcataaaattatatttaattggtaaaataaaaaaggtttttttttaatttttttaaaagaatagcGAAAGAGATTGAGAAGAGCAGCCAACaaaggaaaaaggagaaaaagaaaacaatgaaTTGACATATTACAAAAGAGCTGAAATGACTAATTTGTGAAATTACAATTCTTAGGTCCTTTTTAGAGAAATTTATTTGACCGAAAGATCATATTTGTCCTTTCCCCTTAATTTTATTAGTATCTAATTTGATTAATTGCTTACTAGAGTTTTCTAAATTTTGGAGACTGATGCCAAATATTACTTTGAAGTCAATTTATGTTACTTTAAAGTGAGAAAAAGGCACCACCATAAAGTTTAGACTGCGACAAATTGTAACAGAAAATTCTCTgaagaaaaatacaaattaagTTCTATATTATACACATACCGTCACTATAATGTTTTTAATCTTATTGTAATAAGTTATTTTTCAAGACTACAAGTTCCACTTCACAAGAACTGAGAACATTTGgctataatatatattttgaataatttgataatataaaataattatgacGATTTATTACACAAATTTATAAATTAACTTGTAATCTAACAGACAATTTGTAAGTAGTTCAAACAGATAACTTGCCTGTAATTTTCTGAAAAGTCTTGGCTCAGTTCCTGGATTTTGCAATTAAGTAGACATCTTCTTGAAAAGTCTTTCAATGATTTCTTTTCATTCGTAAATAGAAAGTCAGTTCAGTTGGTATGCGGAGAAATAAAATATAGTCTATGTCTGTTCAAAATTCTTagtcttgtattatttttttcattatttcataacaTTTAATAACTTGTTAACACTTATAAAATCTATTGGGATGTCCCAAGAAGTAATTATACCAACCATTCCTGTTTTCCATTTCTTCATCATCCAGCAACCCAATGAGTTCATAGCTGTGGCCTCAATCAGTTTTAAAATATCCATTTTGTCTTCCAAGAATTGCTATAAAATTCTCTTTTTCCCCATATTTTAATGATAAAAGAAAACTGGACCTACATGAACCTTCAAGTACTTCTTTCAAACAAAGCAAAAGCTGAGAAAAAGCAAATCTTTCTGACAATTTACACATGCAACTCTTATTATTCCTCAGACACAGCTTAAAATTTTGGCATCTAAAGTAAAGCCAAACAGCAGCCTTTTCATCAAATCCTTATTAGATTCGAACTCTCAGTTCTTGTAATATTTGTCTGTTTGCTTGTGTCTGATTTAAGAGTTTTTGCTAGAACTGTAAGTCATGTCTTCTGTGATGGTGACAACTTATCAGATGGGGAGTCTTAGTACACTGGAGCTTATGTTGGAGGAACTTCAACAAGAAGAGGAAGAAACAAATAACCTGCCACCACCTTTGCCTGTTAGGCCTGTCATTAAGGCTAGGTTGCCTAAGGGAAGAAGGAGATTGACACCTTGTGGTAATGAAAAGAGGAATCTTGAAGGCATTGGGGTTCAAGAAGATGCATTATCACAGGTTGAATGGAAAGAGGCATTTGTTGATCAATGGAGTACTTCAGTAGAGAGGGATTCTGCAGCCATGTCTGATAAGgtaacaacagcaacaacatatCTAGTGAAATCCTACAAATGGATCTGttggtagagtgtacgcagtacTTGCCTTTACCTCGTGGAGGTAGCGAAGCTGTTTTGAGGGAAACTTTGGGCACTTTTTCTTgaagttttaattttgttaaacTATCGAGCTGAGTTAACTTGCACGCACTTCGACTATTCCATATTTCCTTTGTATACCTGCTACCTCCTGTTAACACTGGTATTGCTTAATTCTGCTAACTAAGGTTAGGTAGAATAACAGAAATCACCTAGCTATTTTTGACTCTttgctagaatttgaaccattgGGTGCCTGCTTAACTCTGCCAACTAAGGTTTAGGTAGAATGGCAAAAACCAACTAGCTATGTTTGACTATTTGCTAGAATTTGAACCTATGCCGATGATTCATTCTCACTTCACTgatcactttatttttttaaattattgcaaaggagtttttattttctaagttcttaTTGGTTCATGAAATTTACTATATGATCATTGTCTATGCGTTGATAGGATTATTAAAGAACTGTACTCTGAGGGTGCCAGGAAATGACACTTATTAGAACAATTCAAGCTTTTCCAGATGCAAATTTTATCTTCACTAGTTGGCAAATGTAATAAGATCCTAGCTTAATGAAAGAGGCcatttgtttatttattaaatatacagTCTTTAGATGACAGAAGGTGTAGAGAAAGTTTCATATTGCATCTTATTTAGATTTATCAGATTTGGTAAACCTGAGACTGATAAACTGAATCagtcatatttctcataatttcaTTTGTTGTTAGCTTAACAAATACTGATTTTTGATGATGAGTGTGGTTTATCCCACAGATTTGTTTGATGGTTGATTTGAGAGAATCAGATGGACTCAACAGAGTACTGCAAATTCAGAGATGCTTTCGCGGCTACCAAGCCCGCCGGTACTATCATGAGCTTAAAACTGGAGCAGTAGCTCTACAATCATGTAATTCACAATATCCAATTTTTTCTCAAAACTTCATAAGCTATAATACTAAGTACAGACCAGTAAGAAGAATCAATCATATTAAACAATAATTAACCTCATGGGCAAATAGCTGCAGCTTGTATCACATTTTCCATCACAATTTTGATGATCGTAGCTCAACCATAGTCAACGATTCTTGCAGTTGTGCGTGGTGAAATTGAAAGAAAGTATTATCAAGGTCTCACGAGGCGATTAAAAGCAATTGTCGTTATACAGAAACACATAAAGGAACATCGTTGTAAAAGAATAGAACGACAGCTTACTGCAGCCATACGTCTGCAATCAGGTAAGATTGTAGAATGCTTAATCCAAAGATTTGAATATATAGTTTTTGAAGAGAGTCCTCAGCTTTTCTCTGCGTTGTGCAGTTATTAGAGGTTGGTTGACTCGAAAGCAGTTCAATCTCTTGGGTAAAGGAAAACCAACTTGTGATCAGAACATTAGAGAAAAGAATGACCTTGCCAATAAGGAACAAGAAACTAAGGTGCACATTGTTTCTTCGACAACAGGTTCTAAGTGCTgtaaaacatcaacaataacatttACTAACCACTTTGGTTGCTTGAACTCCCATCAGGTACCGCGCTCAGTTCTGCTTGATCTTCAAAGGCATATTCTGAAGACAGAGGCAGCTctggagagaaagaaagaagaaaatgcaGCTTTGAGGCTGCATATTCAGCATTATGAGAAAAAGTGGAATCAGTATGAGTCAAAGATGAAAGCTATGGAGAAGACGTGGCAAGATCAGTTAACGTCTATACAGGTGAGCATTCCGTGTTTTCATTTAAAAGCAAATGTTGTTCAGTTTCTGCCATCTGAATTTCTTATGAACTGTGGGAGCTTGTGGAAATCACTTTCCTTATTTGCCTCAGATTACTTTATTTGTTCCATAAAGTCCACAGTGGTAAAATATCCGCCTACTAGCTTATTTAACACCAATGAGATTGCTTATAAATTATATTTGGCTTATGTTCATACAATCTTGTACCTTTTTAGTTGGAAAGCCAGAAAGTCAGTATCATTTTGCTTAAACCAAAAGACATTGCGTATCTTGCAGATAAGTCTGGCTGCAGAAAGGGGAAAACACGGCGATGAAAAAACTAAGGGAGAACTCAGACTACTAATACTTCAAGATCAAGATGATTATGGGCATGACGGATTCCCAAGAAGTACGTCCCTTAGAAGGAATGCGCTGAATCTCCCCGATGAGGTACATGATACACAACCACAACCAATTAGTGGCAGATCAAATACCAAGAACCAGTGCAATAACCACCATGTGATGGACATGGTCAATCACTATCAAAATTTTGTCGTCAACGATCAATGTAAATCAGGGGAGGAAGCTTCCACCCTCAGGCCTAACTATGAGCTCCAGAAGCTGAAGCTTAGATTTGAAGCATGGAAGAAGGATTACAAGAATAAATTGCGGGAGGCAAAAGCAACGATGAAGCAACTAGGACACTCTGAGAGGGGGAAGGGTTCAAAGATATGGTGTGGAAGATGAAAaagtcagtttcttctcatctatgttgctcggattcTTCAAAGGGGTCAGATGACCCGACACTGGTGCAACTACAtatttggagagtccgagcaacataactTCTCATTATCATCTCCCCCCTCATTAGTTcttcatgtttattatttttcctaTGAGTTAAAGGCGGGCAACAGAAGATATATCTTGCTTTCTTTACACAATATGGAGATGGAGATACATGTACAGAACAAGCATATAAATTGATTTCACAGATCCATACGAAAACTCCTCGTGCAATGAGTTCATAGTACAAAATTcacatattgacttgtcatatatATGGTCACACAATTAATAAGTCActttatttgtcaagaaaattAACATCAAGAAGAAAAATGACCTGATGAGATACTAAAAGAAAATAGGGATAAACAATTAGTTCATTATCTGATTTACAACTAATATAATAAAAAGGAACTAGAAATTTTAAAAAGCGCCGTTGCCGGGGATCGAACCCGGGTCACCCGCGTGACAGGCGGGAATACTCACCACTATACTACAACGACTTGGTCGTGAGGTTGTCTTGACATATTTTCATTTAGTATTTCGTCAAGGTTCTCTTACAAATTAAAATGTTGCagttaggggtgtacataggtcgagttggttcgattttttattaaaatataaccaaatcaACAATGTAGATTTTcgaaatctataaaccaaatcaaaccaatatacaatcgatTTTTATATTTCGGTTTTAATCGGTTTTTCggtttttttctcaatttttttaccattataatgtgattgaagaaaaaattaaatgttttcactaaaaatatttaaaataaataaataatggtaatagagtagttccaattaaaattaagttggcaaattactaagacgtttaaactactatctctcaaagtaatattatgtggatactctGTGGTTTAATTTGTAAGTCACAAGTCAcaatagcttgtctgaaagtttccttctCAAAAATGTGATCATgaagaatgaagaattaaagacaacttattaaaaatttaactccataaaataattaactataacataattccacaagaaaaaagagaaagaagagaaacaaacctaaatcaaaacttgacgaatgaggagaatgagaaaattaagatgaaagtaagatgagaaaataatgagaactctctgaaaatttggaaagtaaaatgtaaagtgaagcaatttaagagttataggtttttatattaatattgggttttgtattaatctgttactaatggataaatattagggAAAAGGACAGTAATAACACTTAaaactagaataatatcataaaaatagcactcaaaattaaataccctaTAAATAGCCACAAACTAATTTCACTAGCTAACCTTCACTGTTATATGCTTAAACATAATCGAAAATGTCGTTAAagtaactttctctttctttctttccttttcattcacaatttcctttccattcaaactcccaaacctccattcttttaccttttttgatacttcaattaatttttcttattccataaattttgtatcaaatctcCAAAAATCTGCACTCTATTAGCTTCCTATAATTTTTTCCCATtgtaaatttgctcaaaattgatacaaaataatggcttcaacttcagttttagtttcaataatgataaaaaatggaGGTCAGTAGATATCTGATGTTGAATTTAAGTGTATCAATggggtataaaagagtatcaactgaatatagggattgcatgtgcatgcaaagaattccctctcccttttttaaaaagtatatcaatgtagtataaaagtgtatcaatgtgacataaaaatgtattaaatgagtataaagactgtatatgcatccataggttccccttctttttttttaaaaaaaagtgtatcatgtggtataaaagtgtatcaaactggtataaaagagtatcaattgggtatagagactgtatgtgcatgcaaatattccccttctctcttttaaaaaatgtgtatCAATCTGGTATAAAAGCGTATCTattagcatattttattttatttttatctttacatgcatcaaaacatcTCCGACTCACCGTGATTGAGTCAACCTCTAAGAAGAACATCTCCGACTCACCGTGATTGAATCAACCTCTGAGAAGGACATGGACCAAGACATGGCTTTTCTCTTACCTTgagacctcattattttatttttttcttcttcaagtttaaagAATTATGACATTGCTTTAAGTATAAACCTGTATATAATGattctgtaaaataatcatcattaacaataaatttgaggtcaaaattgaccattttacccgttaattttaactttcctttattttctactttttgcttcatgtccatagttttcaatgctccaatgcaagaaacagcagattaatttttgatattgatcataaaatacagtAGATTGATCGATGTATAAtggagaagagaaaaagaagatttgagaaagtacatttagaaaagaaaagtgatttaagagtaaCAATTATAAAgagtatttaattttttgaattgtgTAAGGAGAGTGGTTTTGGGCCAAGTggctaaaaaaaggaaataaattaggCCGACTGACTccaattgtccatattttcacAGNNNNNNNNNNNNNNNNNNNNNNNNNNNNNNNNNNNNNNNNNNNNNNNNNNNNNNNNNNNNNNNNNNNNNNNNNNNNNNNNNNNNNNNNNNNNNNNNNNNNtttgattttatttttgctaataccaaaccaaactaagaatgatcgtttttttttttgaacattaaaccaatcaaaccaaaccataagtcgatttttttcctcggtttggtttgacttaACAGTTCGGTTTGTACAACCCTAGTTGCAGTAATGATTTGTCCAAAAATTTAAATGGCATGTGAGTAAACTCTAATAtttcaaagaggaaaaaaataaatcaacctcTAATATTAGTAGTATTGTGGGGTTTTAAAAGATGGAGACATGGATTGAAGAAGTATTTAACAGAGATGATTAGATATGACATAACGTAATTTTAGCTTATCGAGAACATAATTTTAGATATGATGTTGTGGGAGACACGAATCAACATAAAAAGTTTGTACGTAAAAGTGTCATTGTTTTGTTATCTGTCCATACAAAATTGTTCAGATTCTtcaatttttgttattatttattatactcatcatattatttttgtaGTTACTGTCATATTACTATTTGAGATTATCATTTTAAATatcaaaaagtaaaaagaaacCATGCTTGATGCGAAGAGATCATTCGTACCATGTGAAAAGattatattaaaaagtaaatagTTACTATTGGTGACTAGAGGATCTTTTTAATTGTACTTTAAAATTTGTAATCACAAATATTTATTTGTAAAAGAAACATAaaactatatttatattttattttatactaaaAGACCCATATATTGGTAGATATAAGGATATAAATCATACTTACCAATTTATTTATGAAGTTTTACTTATTTCGAAAGATTGTACaagaaatgttttttttttttttgataattttcacaattttatgaattttgaatgcATATGAGAAAACACaaacttaaaaatctaaattttatatCCAAGCAAAAATTCAATCGCACctcaaataattaaatatcatgatGATTTTATCCCGTACGGCTAAAGAAACCATTAGGAGTAGTTTGGTAGAGTGGATAAGAATAATCTAAAATATGGtttattagtaatgcttgtattagttatgcttatatttttcttatacattgtttggttcaatgtattaaaaaaaatatgaattacataatttttttttttacataatacatttaatatatatgttggaaaggatgcaaatttttttttgaggggtaatagagtctttaagcatgttaatgcatgcattagatccatttcattactaatgccatggattttgaggtattagtaatacacacctcaatacacaatagagtattatacatggggtaaaaaggtataccaaacaaggtactacaatacacattaaactaatgcatgtattaatatttcaatacactaccaaacgatcccttagtgAACTAGGTACTCTCCCAACAATACTTgtttaatgtattaaaaataaatatccaataaTAAGTAGGCATTTGAccatatgaatattttcactttttttttgaaaaaaatatttaatttagtgaaaaaaaataGTGGTGTTGACCATAGGAATTATTTCACTTcagtgaatttttttaaaattttttttttcactctgaTTTCTcttacaaatattttaaaataactttaatttatattcacaataaaatgaacactAACTTCAATCCAATTCAagcacaactccaacttcaattgtAAAAAGATTATTACTCTcttcgtctcattttatgtgttgtcTTTTGACCGGAcatagagtttaagaaataagtgattGAATttgtaaagtttataaaattatttctcttaaaatttattttttaattgtattttttattaaggAGAACTccaaatagttatcaaataagaaaaatatttttttttaggataaattaaaaagaaaatgacgaaATATAAAATGGGATGGAGAGAGTACTATTTTGATGGCCAAACGGCGCCTAATATTTCAATGCTCCTTCTCTCAGTACTTAAACCTACGCCCCGGGCCGCCCAGTTTTCCTGCAATTCAGTCTCACCATGTCTGAATCGTCCGACTCTTCCGTCTCTTCCCACTCTGCCAGTCCTGTATATGCTCCTTCTTCTCCCGCATACTCCCCTTCTTCACGTGCTTATCATTATTTTTCTGATCATTCTTCTGATGAACAATTCATCGCTAACAGGCGCcgtaaaattgataaaaaatcagATCGACTTAGCGCCTTGCCCGATTCTCTCATCCTTCACATCCTTTCCTTCCTGCGGATGAAATATGTTATACGAACTGGAGCTTTGTCCAAAAGGTGGCGCCTTTTGTGGACTTCAGCACAGACCTTAATTTTCAGGCACTCTGCTCAATCGAATCGCGGTGTAAGTGAATTTGTAAAATTCATTAATGATACCTTGACTCTCTGCCAGCCTAGTAAATTGAACAAATTTTCGGTTGAATTCAGTTATAACAAGCGATATGTTAATCATGTTAATAAATGGATGATTGTTGCGAAGACTAAGTCTGTTGAGGTACTGGATTTGTATTTTAGAACTCGGGGTTTTGATGAGTCTTACAGTTTACCACAGATTATGTATTCGAACGTGTCTTTTCGTGAATTGAGTTTGTGTAATTGTAATCTTGTACCCAAGGAGGCGATTAATTGGCCAGCTCTTAGAGTTTTAGTTATCAAGTATGCTAAATTGAGCTTAGACCTTGTTGACGCGATCTGTTCTGGATGTCCTGCTTTGGAATCTATCAAGTTTAGTATGTGTTATGGAATTCGTCGTTTTCATATTGATTCTGAAAGTGTGAAGAAGTTGGTTATCAGTGGATACTGGCAACCAGAACAAGAAGAtagtgatgaagatgatgatgatgacaatgATCGTAAAGATCTGTCAATATGGGCTAGGAATGTCACTTCGCTGGAGATTAGGGGATGTTTTCATAAGAAGATTCCTGTTCTTGATAATGTACAAGCTCTAGTCGATGCGAAGCTAAATTTCTGTAGGACGacaaatgattatgaaa comes from Capsicum annuum cultivar UCD-10X-F1 chromosome 2, UCD10Xv1.1, whole genome shotgun sequence and encodes:
- the LOC107861230 gene encoding myosin-1; protein product: MSSVMVTTYQMGSLSTLELMLEELQQEEEETNNLPPPLPVRPVIKARLPKGRRRLTPCGNEKRNLEGIGVQEDALSQVEWKEAFVDQWSTSVERDSAAMSDKICLMVDLRESDGLNRVLQIQRCFRGYQARRYYHELKTGAVALQSFVRGEIERKYYQGLTRRLKAIVVIQKHIKEHRCKRIERQLTAAIRLQSVIRGWLTRKQFNLLGKGKPTCDQNIREKNDLANKEQETKVPRSVLLDLQRHILKTEAALERKKEENAALRLHIQHYEKKWNQYESKMKAMEKTWQDQLTSIQISLAAERGKHGDEKTKGELRLLILQDQDDYGHDGFPRSTSLRRNALNLPDEVHDTQPQPISGRSNTKNQCNNHHVMDMVNHYQNFVVNDQCKSGEEASTLRPNYELQKLKLRFEAWKKDYKNKLREAKATMKQLGHSERGKGSKIWCGR
- the LOC107859467 gene encoding F-box protein At5g03100, whose protein sequence is MSESSDSSVSSHSASPVYAPSSPAYSPSSRAYHYFSDHSSDEQFIANRRRKIDKKSDRLSALPDSLILHILSFLRMKYVIRTGALSKRWRLLWTSAQTLIFRHSAQSNRGVSEFVKFINDTLTLCQPSKLNKFSVEFSYNKRYVNHVNKWMIVAKTKSVEVLDLYFRTRGFDESYSLPQIMYSNVSFRELSLCNCNLVPKEAINWPALRVLVIKYAKLSLDLVDAICSGCPALESIKFSMCYGIRRFHIDSESVKKLVISGYWQPEQEDSDEDDDDDNDRKDLSIWARNVTSLEIRGCFHKKIPVLDNVQALVDAKLNFCRTTNDYENRESGFRTDQKMLKDLLVSLQHVEKLSIGSWCLQVLTVLEATNSSCPRMRCKYLNLSTRLEEWEVPGLAILLQSCPQVEILNISGKSYYEVYDLGWSFKEDSNDFIGESYWVSRPCLVLHLKTLRINCSWMCENYHSEHIISFMEAVLKNGIVLEKIILISSDDGRWYSSTQHRRRVTEKLLSFPRSSKDAVILFSG